From a region of the Procambarus clarkii isolate CNS0578487 chromosome 18, FALCON_Pclarkii_2.0, whole genome shotgun sequence genome:
- the LOC123754639 gene encoding alpha-1,4-N-acetylglucosaminyltransferase-like — MTAPTLNHTHPLMQVLSGLRSVRLAWLDLDQVFSEEPLKTWHRDRVWVMSEDRVAWVVSDAARVEVLRRHGGTYLDLDSITLRALPSSTNWVARIHTNLVGNGIMSFSSEHPFLQAVVADIPSVFDPGMCCSIGPDLITQHLHRRCPDNVTIPASVASDQFEICGDITVWPTNLFYPIPYGYPQYRTESIFMEGMGMGTAFFSSTKAVSLHLTHSLTHMTVVSLAGDSILKEAAVKNCPRVVEALKTHKMDL, encoded by the exons ATGACCGCTCCCACCCTCAACCACACCCATCCACTCATGCAG gtgttgtcagggttgAGGAGCGTGCGACTGGCCTGGCTGGACCTGGACCAGGTGTTCAGTGAGGAACCTCTGAAGACCTGGCACCGAGACCGTGTCTGGGTCATGAGTGAag ACCGCGTGGCTTGGGTAGTGAGCGACGCCGCCCGTGTGGAGGTCTTAAGGAGACACGGAGGGACTTACCTCGACCTGGATTCCATCACTCTCCGCGCCCTGCCCAGCTCCACCAACTGGGTGGCAAGGATCCACACCAACCTCGTCGGCAACGGCATTATGAGCTTCAGTTCGGAGCACCCGTTTCTTCAG GCAGTGGTAGCGGACATCCCTTCAGTGTTTGACCCGGGCATGTGTTGCAGCATTGGTCCTGATCTGATCACTCAGCACCTCCATCGTCGGTGTCCCGACAACGTCACCATCCCCGCCTCCGTCGCCTCCGACCAGTTCGAGATCTGCGGCGACATCACCGTCTGGCCCACCAATCTTTTTTACCCCATCCCTTACGGCTACCCACAGTACAGGACGGAGAGCATCTTCATGGAGGGTATGGGGATGGGTACCGCCTTCTTCAGCAGTACCAAGGCCGTTTCTctccacctcacccactctctcacccACATGACAGTCGTTAGTCTCGCTGGAGACTCCATCCTTAAGGAGGCTGCCGTCAAAAACTGTCCGCGAGTGGTGGAGGCTCTCAAGACACATAAAATGGATCTGTAG